The sequence GATGAAAGCAAGCCAAATGAGAAGCTCTGCTCTAGAGGAGTATGTTTTCATTATCTTACTCTCATTATACCTTGTTTATGGTAGGGATTTGTGGTAAACCACTTTACCACTTATTTCCTAAAAACCTGTTATACTATTGCCAAGTTTCATCTATTAGCAATAGATTTTAAAGCATGTTGAAAGAAAATTATGTATTAATCTAGTTCCAGCGTTATAAAGTACctaaagatatttttccaaatgtcCAGAAtgaagtaaggaaaaaaaatccaacataactatttttttcttttctaacagcAGATTATTTTGTAGgagttttatttcactttctgcCACAGtttcatatgaaaaagaaatttaggaaaaACTGGGCAGgtctatatactttaaaaaaaatgtacttttagaACTAAAGgggtaaaaggacaaaaaaaaattagacatccccttcctggggaaaaaaattataggaggGACTCTATGCCATCAAATGTAAATAGGTTAATATACTTTTTatgtctctcactctctctttttttttttttttttgggccatacccaaggcatatggaagttcccaggccaggggttaaatcagagctgcagctgctgccacagccacagccacaccagatccaaacttcatctttgacctacaccgcagctcatggaaatgccagatccttaacccactgaacagggctaggaatccaacctgcatcctcatggatactagttgggttcattactgctgagcacaacaggaactctctaaatatacttttcaggttttttaatttacatttcacaCTTACAATTATATTTCACACAATTGAGCTCATATATTCTGAGCTtttgaaagctatttttttctccacaaaACGAGGCTAAAACTTGTCAGACAAGTATGAACTTGGCTTACCTTTctgttaaataaacattttcttcaatCAGATCAAAGTAACAAGGCATCTTCCCTTGCTTGGCATATTCCTTCCACCGCTGTGGGTCCCTGAAGTCCTCCATAACACAAGAAGGACCAACCAGTGCTGAGCCTAGGGGCACTGCTGTCTCTCCCTGCTCTACCTCCACTCTAACTTTCTTTCTGTCCTGAAGCTCACTATCACTTTCAGATTCACTGTCCAATTCCTGTCTCCTTTTTTTAAGAGGCCCTCTATCTTTCATATCATTTCTTTCTAAGTTTTTTGAAAgatctttcttttcattcacaGCTAAAGAGTCTTTAATGGAATTGCTACTTATTTCAGGTGCCTGCACTGTCCCCTTGTCCTTCTGAAGTGATAGAAAAAATTTATTGGACTGGTTTGAAAAGTGAGATCCTCCATGTTGATCCCAATTCTCCTCCTCTTCACGATCATCTGTTAAGGAATCTGGTACCTGTCCTTGAATTTGATCATATACAACCCCAGTTCCAGGAGGTCTACCTGCTGATCTTGGATCCCAGTAGCCATTGCCCTGCCAGTAATTACGTGTCCCACCATACTGTTCTGTGTTTTGCTGATACTTGTGTCCACCACAGGATCCATAACTGCTGTCAGGTTGCTGATATGTGGTAGTAGGCTTTTCTTGGTGAGAGAAGTCCCACCCAAGATTTCTGAGTTCTTCTGATGAACGGAAACCATCCACCCGGGAGATCtcacaagaagaaaaattcaaCTCTGTTTTTCCCAGTCTACTATCTGGCCTCTTAGGGAAAGTGGCCTGTTGCCGAGACTTATTTGGGACATCTTCAAAATCATCAGAAGAATAAACTGGTAGCTCTTCTTGCTGCCTAGAAGCTATTTTGGCTTTCACCATTTCCTCAGAATTTGGACGACCAAGGGAGTCAGATTTCACATCTGTATGACTTGTACTATCAACCCCATCACTCTGAGGATGAGTAATTTCAGGCAGGTGATTATCTACTTGTTTTCGGCTGGGGTGTGTAAAAGAAATTTCTGGattcttctctgttcctttatGAAGGAAGAACTTCTCAGTCTGAGCGCAAGATTTACTTGTTATACTCTCAAATTTTTCCTCATATGAATGTCTTCTTGTCTCCAATCTCTCATCTTCCCAGTGGTCAGAATAGTGTCTGTAACTCTGACTGCTCCGAGAAGAACAAGGACTTGTTTCTTCCATGGGCAAAGTAGAATTCTTTGGCACAACCACAACAGACTGAAGGCGGTTTCTTGGAATACTGCTATCATCAGAATCTGTATCTTCTGAATCACTTTCATCACTTGAACTTTCTGAAGAACCAGAATAATCTTCATGGACAGTAGATACAATCTCTGAGGCATGACCACTACTGTCACATTTTAAGGTATATGTTACACCATCACTGTCCTCCATGGTTAAATTCAAATCACAAGAAGAAAACACAACTTCTGAATCATCAGAAGTATGTGCATGTCCTCTTCCACCTTCCTCATCTAAAGAGACTTCTGGTCTTCCTTTTCTATCAGGCAATATGGAATTCCCTTCTTCTTGACGCTCTTGCACACATTTCCCAGATAACCCATTATTatgcctgttttcccaggaggcaAACCCCCTTCCTGAATCAGGAAGGCCACCATCTACTTCTATTGATGTTTCTTTCTCTGCATGCTTTAAAAACTCTGTGCTTTTACTCTTTAGCACAGCATCCAAAACTGGAGATGTGTTATCTCCACACTGCAAGAGAGGTAAACTGTCCACTTTTATTCCTGGTGGAAGAGTCTGAAGAGATGAAGCAATACATGAGCTCCCTGCAGATTGatataaattatcaaaatgattaataGAAGCTGAACTAGTACTACCAACACTCTGCTTATATTCTCCACATGCAAATTTTGAGTGCTGATCTGTCAGATTTCTATTATCACATATAACTGTTTTTGATTTCAAATGCATATCCATAAAGCTATTTGAAGAAATCTTCGTAACTAAAGGCTCAGTATTTTCAGCTTCGGAATGACACAAAGAAGGACGGCTGTCATTTGAAGTACAGTATATATCTGAATCTTTGGTTTTACAGCAAGAAACTCTCATATCAACTGGTTCTTTCACTACTGTGTTAGAATAATCTACTGGCAAACACATGAGTTTATCTTGGTGTGGCAATAATAGAGATTCTGTTTCTCTAAATGGGCTTCCTGACCTAGTATGCTGAATGCaagtattatctttttctttacatctattaatattttgaaatccaTTTGATGAAATCATGCATGCTTTGACCAAGGGGGATACCTCCAATCCAGTCACACTATCATCAGAAGACATCAAAACAGTGTCAGTTTTAGAAGTGCAAAATGTTGCCAAATCAGATTCCACACCAGGagatccatttacatttaattctgtGGAACAATAACTTTTTAATTGATCATTCTTCACTTTACATAAAGAGTCTAATTCCTTAATACTATCATGGCTATCGCGTCCTATAAACTCAGACTTAAAAATAGGCGATTCATCTAGCTTTTTAAAAGTAGGTGAATCATTTAATCGATTTGATGGAGATGGAGactcagtcttttctttttcaggaactTTACTAATCATTCTTAATTCACTACCTTTTGAACAAGGAGTCTGTAAACCAAAAGAATGAGACTGTCTGATTTCCTCATTCAATTCTGTACaacagaaagaatttttaaatttatcagttTTGGGTATAGGTCTTGAAGGGGCAGATTTATAACGGGAAGCACTGGTATCATGCTTAGAATATGATGACCCCCGACGGAATCCTAGTTCATTAGGGGGAGAACAACACCTTTTCACTGATTCATTTTCTGAAGTCCTTTTGGATTCTCTTTCTAATTTTGATGAatactttcctcttttctccatctctaaaTAGGAGGACTCAGTTTTACAGTCCCGATCAGATTTAGAATAGGATGATGATGTCCTTAGGTCTCTGTAAGAGGAAGAATGAGATGAGGTGCGTCTTGAGTATGTCTTCTTATACTCATCTTCTGAGTCAGAACTCTCTCGTGCTCTGTTGTCTGTATATAGCCGAGAATAGCGTGCCCTCTCTCGATAAGGGGAACTTCTGTGGTAGCGACGATCAGAGTCATAATAATGGGATCGTTCCGACCTGGAATAGGATAAACTAGATCGAGAGCCTCTCTCAGATCTAGAACGAGATCTGCTCcgtcttctctccctctctgatcTACAGCGAGAAGATATATACCGAGTGTCTCTTTCAAGCTTTGAATagctaaaatatttatcatctctCTCTGTTTTAGATCGTGAAGATTTTCCTAAATCCTCACTTTTTAAAGGTGCTAAGttcttttttgaatctctttctttttcaatgtttgctgaatattttaaatcatgtgatttttgacttgaGGAAGTCCGTATAGAATCTTCATCAGATTCTGAACCAAGAAAGGTGCCTTCAGATTGTGAGGATTTCTTCCTAGAACCTGTTTTTTTAGAGCCCAGACTACTCTTAGAACTATCTggcatttcttcttccttcccaatgtGGGAATCTTCTTTTTGTGAAGGAATATCTGCTTGCTCACTCAAATTGTGAGTTATATGTTCTTCTGAACTATTAGATACAGTGTACGGCTTAGTGTCCACTTCTGATGATTCTGGAACAATTATAACTGGTGGTTCCTTCAAGGCTCTAGCTGCTACGTTGACTGGTGCTGTCATCAGAACTGTTACTGGTGTGTGTGGCAAGGCCACTGGCTCTGTTATTGGTGCTGGTGATGAGGGTGCTGGGGCttggggaggtggaggtggtggaggtggagaTGAGGGTGGTGAGTCTACAGTTGTTGATTCTGCTACGACTGCTGGTAATGGTAGTATGGGAGGAGGTGgagatgtcactgctgtggtagtAGTCAGCAGTGGCCTGGATGTTACATGAAGCAGatgtttcttaaaatgaattttgcCCAATTCTACCCTTGATTTTGGTGGGGAAGATTCTTCTGTAGTAGATAATGTATCTCCAATGTCTGTTTTAATTTTAGGGGTCGAGTCTACTTGAAGAGGTACAGCTGGTGAGTTAGGCATATCATTTTGCTTCTCATTGCCAAGTGCAGTCAGAAACCTGTTCTGCAAAGTTTTCTTTGTAAGGCTGAAGCTGAATGACACCTTCTGTCGTCCCTGTTCCTCCAAATTAACTTTTGTCTTGGTGCCTTTGGGCAAAAAACGACTAGAAGCAACACCTTTGAATATTGGTCCTTTGATGAAACCTGTTTTCTGTACATTTTCAATCTTTGCctataaatgaacaaaaaagcaGTTACTACTACAATAAGGTTACTTTCAAATGGCTAGCATCACAGTTAAAATGTCAGGAAAATCAAAGTCCTTTTTAATGACAAACAGCACAAACTTCATTAAGCTAtacaagcatttttaaaaaactctttattATGGCgattttcaaacatacacaaaaggaTAGAGAATAGTTTAAAAAACCTCAAAGTACCCACCCCTAGGTTCAACAATTATCCTAATCTTCCACTCTTACTCTTTGGAATTTTATCCAGTTTTATAACTATTATCAAGGCAGAatttttaatgagaattaaaaaaaaaactgatgtgtATTTCAAAGTACACTACAAAAGGGCTGTGGATAGAGAGCAATAGCTAATATCTCAGTAACAAAAAGAGTTTGTTCTTGTGCCCTATCTGAGAAGAAACATCAGAAGAAATTATAACCAACGGTTTTCTGGCATCACACAGAAG is a genomic window of Sus scrofa isolate TJ Tabasco breed Duroc chromosome 13, Sscrofa11.1, whole genome shotgun sequence containing:
- the SETD2 gene encoding LOW QUALITY PROTEIN: histone-lysine N-methyltransferase SETD2 (The sequence of the model RefSeq protein was modified relative to this genomic sequence to represent the inferred CDS: inserted 1 base in 1 codon) — encoded protein: MKQLPPQPPPKMGDFYDPEHPTPEEEENEAKIENVQKTGFIKGPIFKGVASSRFLPKGTKTKVNLEEQGRQKVSFSFSLTKKTLQNRFLTALGNEKQNDMPNSPAVPLQVDSTPKIKTDIGDTLSTTEESSPPKSRVELGKIHFKKHLLHVTSRPLLTTTTAVTSPPPPILPLPAVVAESTTVDSPPSSPPPPPPPPQAPAPSSPAPITEPVALPHTPVTVLMTAPVNVAARALKEPPVIIVPESSEVDTKPYTVSNSSEEHITHNLSEQADIPSQKEDSHIGKEEEMPDSSKSSLGSKKTGSRKKSSQSEGTFLGSESDEDSIRTSSSQKSHDLKYSANIEKERDSKKNLAPLKSEDLGKSSRSKTERDDKYFSYSKLERDTRYISSRCRSERERRRSRSRSRSERGSRSSLSYSRSERSHYYDSDRRYHRSSPYRERARYSRLYTDNRARESSDSEDEYKKTYSRRTSSHSSSYRDLRTSSSYSKSDRDCKTESSYLEMEKRGKYSSKLERESKRTSENESVKRCCSPPNELGFRRGSSYSKHDTSASRYKSAPSRPIPKTDKFKNSFCCTELNEEIRQSHSFGLQTPCSKGSELRMISKVPEKEKTESPSPSNRLNDSPTFKKLDESPIFKSEFIGRDSHDSIKELDSLCKVKNDQLKSYCSTELNVNGSPGVESDLATFCTSKTDTVLMSSDDSVTGLEVSPLVKACMISSNGFQNINRCKEKDNTCIQHTRSGSPFRETESLLLPHQDKLMCLPVDYSNTVVKEPVDMRVSCCKTKDSDIYCTSNDSRPSLCHSEAENTEPLVTKISSNSFMDMHLKSKTVICDNRNLTDQHSKFACGEYKQSVGSTSSASINHFDNLYQSAGSSCIASSLQTLPPGIKVDSLPLLQCGDNTSPVLDAVLKSKSTEFLKHAEKETSIEVDGGLPDSGRGFASWENRHNNGLSGKCVQERQEEGNSILPDRKGRPEVSLDEEGGRGHAHTSDDSEVVFSSCDLNLTMEDSDGVTYTLKCDSSGHASEIVSTVHEDYSGSSESSSDESDSEDTDSDDSSIPRNRLQSVVVVPKNSTLPMEETSPCSSRSSQSYRHYSDHWEDERLETRRHSYEEKFESITSKSCAQTEKFFLHKGTEKNPEISFTHPSRKQVDNHLPEITHPQSDGVDSTSHTDVKSDSLGRPNSEEMVKAKIASRQQEELPVYSSDDFEDVPNKSRQQATFPKRPDSRLGKTELNFSSCEISRVDGFRSSEELRNLGWDFSHQEKPTTTYQQPDSSYGSCGGHKYQQNTEQYGGTRNYWQGNGYWDPRSAGRPPGTGVVYDQIQGQVPDSLTDDREEEENWDQHGGSHFSNQSNKFFLSLQKDKGTVQAPEISSNSIKDSLAVNEKKDLSKNLERNDMKDRGPLKKRRQELDSESESDSELQDRKKVRVEVEQGETAVPLGSALVGPSCVMEDFRDPQRWKEYAKQGKMPCYFDLIEENVYLTERKKNKSHRDIKRMQCECTPLSKDERAQGEIACGEDCLNRLLMIECSSRCPNGDYCSNRRFQRKQHADVEVILTEKKGWGLRAAKDLPSNTFVLEYCGEVLDHKEFKARVKEYARNKNIHYYFMALKNDEIIDATQKGNCSRFMNHSCEPNCETQKWTVNGQLRVGFFTTKLVPSGSELTFDYQFQRYGKEAQKCFCGSANCRGYLGGENRVSIRAAGGKMKKERSRKKDSVDGELEALMENGEGLSDKNQVLSLSRLMVRIETLEQKLTCLKLIQNTHSQSCLKSFLERHGLSLLWIWMAELGDGRESNQKLQEEIIKTLEHLPIPTKNMLEESKVLPVIQRWSQTKTAVPQLSEGDGYSSENTSRAHTPLNTPDPSTKLSTEADIDTPKKVALRKLKIISENSMDSAISDATSELEGKDGKEDLDQLENVHVEEEEELQSQQLLTQQLPESKVDSEIAVEGSKLPTSEPEPDTEIEPKESNGTKLDEPIAEETPSQDEEEGVSDVESERSQEQPDKTVDISDLATKLLDSWKDLKEVYRIPKKSQTEKESTITERGRDAVGFRDQTVAPKTPNRSRERDPDKQTQNKEKRKRRGSLSPPSSAYERGTKRPDDRYDTPTSKKKVRIKDRNKLSTEERRKLFEQEVAQREAQKQQQQMQNLGMTSPLPYDSLGYNAPHHPFAGYPPGYPMQAYVDPSNPNAGKVLLPTPSMDPVCSPAPYDHSQPLVGHSTEALAAPPPVPVVPHVAAPVEVSSSQYVAQSDGVVHQDSSVNVLPVPAPGPVQGQNYGVWDSNQQSVSVQQQYSPAQSQATXYYQGQTCPAVYGVTSPYSQTTPPIVQSYAQPSLQYIQGQQIFTAHPQGVVVQPTAAVTTIVAPGQPQPLQPPEMVVTNNLLDLPPPSPPKPKTIILPPNWKTARDPEGKIYYYHVITRQTQWDPPTWESPGDDASLEHEAEMDLGTPTYDENPMKTSKKPKTAEADTSSELAKKSKEIFRKEMSQFIVQCLNPYRKPDCKVGRITTTEDFKHLARKLTHGVMNKELKYCKNPEDLECNENVKHKTKEYIKKYMQKFGAVYKPKEDTELE